One window of the Procambarus clarkii isolate CNS0578487 chromosome 27, FALCON_Pclarkii_2.0, whole genome shotgun sequence genome contains the following:
- the LOC123751261 gene encoding calphotin-like, with protein MTTGTNPREFVRLLTILYKVNGLPTFIVPEEVYNTPGSTPATDSVEDVDSTSDDDSATTMQTSDPVVVPSARKSLPPETPTSTTIPVTNRDITVNAATLLDLLSAPAPHVSPAVASPSPVPIVNSASVDPGCDPVEGLYYEVPSAAVPTAATQPSRTLPLRTLSSQSTTSALHSSDESHEDVSVGTPSPPSRVYHYSPADFL; from the coding sequence ATGACTACTGGCACTAACCCCAGAGAATTTGTGAGACTCCTGACAATTCTCTACAAAGTGAAcggtctccctaccttcattGTTCCTGAAGAAGTCTACAACACTCCGGGTTCAACTCCAGCAACTGACTCTGTGGAGGATGTCGACTCTACATCcgacgacgattccgccactACAATGCAGACTTCAGATCCTGTTGTAGTACCTTCAGCTCGCAAGAGTCTGCCTCCTGAGACCCCCACTTCTACTACAATTCCAGTTACTAACCgtgacatcactgtgaacgcgGCCACGCTTTTAGACTtactgtcagctcctgctccacATGTTTCTCCGGCTGTTGCTAGCCCTTCACCCGTCCCTATCGTGAATTCAGCTTCAGTGGACCCTGGGTGTGACCCTGTAGAGGGTCTATACTATGAAGTCCCCTCTGCTGCAGTACCTACTGCTGCTACTCAACCTTCAAGAACTCTACCTTTGAGAACACTATCTTCGCAATCtaccacctctgctcttcactcatctgatgaatcgcATGAGGACGTGTCTGTTGGAACACCATCTCCTCCTTCACGGGTATATCACTACTCACCTGCCGATTTCCTTTAA